In Manis javanica isolate MJ-LG chromosome 9, MJ_LKY, whole genome shotgun sequence, one DNA window encodes the following:
- the UPF3A gene encoding regulator of nonsense transcripts 3A isoform X1: MRSEKARTGGPAAVVARGSSWRGKPSAVEIQFRRESPPASSSVSGGGEGKPREEKTTFLSKVVIRRLPPSLTKEQLEEQLHPLPAHDYFEFFTADLSLCPHLYSRAYINFRNPDDILPFRDRFDGYVFIDSKGLEYPAVVEFAPFQKIARKKLKKKDAKTGSIEDDPEYKKFLETYCVEEQKTNASPETLLGDTEAKTRALTARRTTPLLEYIKNRKLEKQRIREEKREERRRRELEKRRLREEERRKRREEESWKRKEADQEKRAAEKDVRIKLLKKPEKGEEPTTEKPDERGEEADAGDGKQGACAGRTGNPRAVEHSLEELREKSQNDSAKEQRDVERRFREKELETQRYHLDDGRKYRAHYEFDKLSRRHEEELKWGKGFIPDRWKKGAQDSGAPVEEAERPGSELKSAGGPAPRKEHVGNKDWPALLLYQPGACVRARECGGRRGEAEDPTGWF, from the exons TGCCTCGTCCTCCGTCTCTGGGGGCGGGGAAGGCAAACCTCGCGAGGAGAAAACGACGTTTCTGAGCAAG GTGGTCATCCGGCGGCTTCCTCCTAGCCTCACCAAGGAGCAGCTGGAAGAACAGCTGCACCCACTGCCGGCACATGATTATTTCGAGTTCTTTACTGCCGATCTCAG TCTCTGTCCCCATCTTTACTCAAGAGCATACATTAATTTCAGAAATCCCGATGACATCCTTCCCTTTAGAGATCGTTTTGATGGATATGTCTTCATTGACAGTAAAG GCCTAGAATATCCTGCAGTGGTAGAGTTTGCTCCATTCCAGAAGATAGCCAGAAAGAAGCTAAAGAAAAAAGATGCCAAAACTGGAAGTATTGAAGATG ACCCAGAGTATAAGAAGTTTTTAGAAACTTACTGTGTCGAGGAACAGAAAACTAACGCCAGTCCTGAGACTCTCCTGGGAGACACAGAGGCAAAGACGAGGGCGCTTACTG CTAGAAGAACCACACCTCTTttggaatatattaaaaatagaaaattagaaaagcag AGAATTCGAGAAGAGAAGcgagaggaaaggaggaggagggagttgGAAAAGAGACGCTTacgggaagaagaaagaagaaaaagaagagaagaggaaagttggaagagaaaagaagcagACCAAGAAAAGAGAGCTGCTGAGAAAGATGTAAGGATTAAG CTTcttaagaaaccagaaaaggGAGAGGAACCAACCACTGAGAAACCAGACgagagaggagaggaagctgATGCTGGAGACGGAAAGCAGGGGGCCTGTGCTGGCCGCACCGGGAATCCGAGGGCTGTGGAGCACTCCCTGGAGGAGCTCAGGGAAAA GTCACAAAATGACAGTGCTAAAGAGCAAAGGGATGTGGAGAGAAGATTTCGAGAGAAAGAACTGGAAACTCAAAGATACCACTTGGATGATGGCCGAAAGTATCGAGCTCACTATGAGTTTGACAAGCTTTCAAGAAGACATGAAGAAGAGCTGAAATGGGGGAAAGGATTCATCCCAGACAGATGGAAGAAGGGGGCCCAGGACAGTGGTGCCCCTgtagaggaagcagagagaccaGGGAGTGAGCTGAAAAGCGCAGGCGGCCCGGCACCCAGGAAGGAGCATGTGGGAAACAAG GACTGGCCAGCCTTGCTGCTCTACCAGCCAGGAGCTTGCGTACGAGCTCGTGAATGTGGTGGGAGAAGGGGTGAGGCGGAAGATCCAACCGGCTGGTTCTGA
- the UPF3A gene encoding regulator of nonsense transcripts 3A isoform X3, producing the protein MRPGSKPREKKGRCIQQSGGARGRGGSGKPREKKRTVLCKVVIRRLPPSLTKEQLEEQLHPLPAHDYFEFFTADLSLCPHLYSRAYINFRNPDDILPFRDRFDGYVFIDSKGLEYPAVVEFAPFQKIARKKLKKKDAKTGSIEDDPEYKKFLETYCVEEQKTNASPETLLGDTEAKTRALTARRTTPLLEYIKNRKLEKQRIREEKREERRRRELEKRRLREEERRKRREEESWKRKEADQEKRAAEKDVRIKLLKKPEKGEEPTTEKPDERGEEADAGDGKQGACAGRTGNPRAVEHSLEELREKSQNDSAKEQRDVERRFREKELETQRYHLDDGRKYRAHYEFDKLSRRHEEELKWGKGFIPDRWKKGAQDSGAPVEEAERPGSELKSAGGPAPRKEHVGNKDWPALLLYQPGACVRARECGGRRGEAEDPTGWF; encoded by the exons ATGAGGCCGGGCAGCAAACCTCGCGAGAAGAAGGGGCGGTGTATTCAGCAAAGTGGAGGGGCGCGAGGACGGGGTGGCTCGGGCAAACCTCGCGAGAAGAAAAGGACGGTGCTGTGCAAG GTGGTCATCCGGCGGCTTCCTCCTAGCCTCACCAAGGAGCAGCTGGAAGAACAGCTGCACCCACTGCCGGCACATGATTATTTCGAGTTCTTTACTGCCGATCTCAG TCTCTGTCCCCATCTTTACTCAAGAGCATACATTAATTTCAGAAATCCCGATGACATCCTTCCCTTTAGAGATCGTTTTGATGGATATGTCTTCATTGACAGTAAAG GCCTAGAATATCCTGCAGTGGTAGAGTTTGCTCCATTCCAGAAGATAGCCAGAAAGAAGCTAAAGAAAAAAGATGCCAAAACTGGAAGTATTGAAGATG ACCCAGAGTATAAGAAGTTTTTAGAAACTTACTGTGTCGAGGAACAGAAAACTAACGCCAGTCCTGAGACTCTCCTGGGAGACACAGAGGCAAAGACGAGGGCGCTTACTG CTAGAAGAACCACACCTCTTttggaatatattaaaaatagaaaattagaaaagcag AGAATTCGAGAAGAGAAGcgagaggaaaggaggaggagggagttgGAAAAGAGACGCTTacgggaagaagaaagaagaaaaagaagagaagaggaaagttggaagagaaaagaagcagACCAAGAAAAGAGAGCTGCTGAGAAAGATGTAAGGATTAAG CTTcttaagaaaccagaaaaggGAGAGGAACCAACCACTGAGAAACCAGACgagagaggagaggaagctgATGCTGGAGACGGAAAGCAGGGGGCCTGTGCTGGCCGCACCGGGAATCCGAGGGCTGTGGAGCACTCCCTGGAGGAGCTCAGGGAAAA GTCACAAAATGACAGTGCTAAAGAGCAAAGGGATGTGGAGAGAAGATTTCGAGAGAAAGAACTGGAAACTCAAAGATACCACTTGGATGATGGCCGAAAGTATCGAGCTCACTATGAGTTTGACAAGCTTTCAAGAAGACATGAAGAAGAGCTGAAATGGGGGAAAGGATTCATCCCAGACAGATGGAAGAAGGGGGCCCAGGACAGTGGTGCCCCTgtagaggaagcagagagaccaGGGAGTGAGCTGAAAAGCGCAGGCGGCCCGGCACCCAGGAAGGAGCATGTGGGAAACAAG GACTGGCCAGCCTTGCTGCTCTACCAGCCAGGAGCTTGCGTACGAGCTCGTGAATGTGGTGGGAGAAGGGGTGAGGCGGAAGATCCAACCGGCTGGTTCTGA
- the UPF3A gene encoding regulator of nonsense transcripts 3A isoform X2: MRSEKARTGGPAAVVARGSSWRGKPSAVEIQFRRESPPASSSVSGGGEGKPREEKTTFLSKVVIRRLPPSLTKEQLEEQLHPLPAHDYFEFFTADLSLCPHLYSRAYINFRNPDDILPFRDRFDGYVFIDSKGLEYPAVVEFAPFQKIARKKLKKKDAKTGSIEDDPEYKKFLETYCVEEQKTNASPETLLGDTEAKTRALTARRTTPLLEYIKNRKLEKQRIREEKREERRRRELEKRRLREEERRKRREEESWKRKEADQEKRAAEKDLLKKPEKGEEPTTEKPDERGEEADAGDGKQGACAGRTGNPRAVEHSLEELREKSQNDSAKEQRDVERRFREKELETQRYHLDDGRKYRAHYEFDKLSRRHEEELKWGKGFIPDRWKKGAQDSGAPVEEAERPGSELKSAGGPAPRKEHVGNKDWPALLLYQPGACVRARECGGRRGEAEDPTGWF, encoded by the exons TGCCTCGTCCTCCGTCTCTGGGGGCGGGGAAGGCAAACCTCGCGAGGAGAAAACGACGTTTCTGAGCAAG GTGGTCATCCGGCGGCTTCCTCCTAGCCTCACCAAGGAGCAGCTGGAAGAACAGCTGCACCCACTGCCGGCACATGATTATTTCGAGTTCTTTACTGCCGATCTCAG TCTCTGTCCCCATCTTTACTCAAGAGCATACATTAATTTCAGAAATCCCGATGACATCCTTCCCTTTAGAGATCGTTTTGATGGATATGTCTTCATTGACAGTAAAG GCCTAGAATATCCTGCAGTGGTAGAGTTTGCTCCATTCCAGAAGATAGCCAGAAAGAAGCTAAAGAAAAAAGATGCCAAAACTGGAAGTATTGAAGATG ACCCAGAGTATAAGAAGTTTTTAGAAACTTACTGTGTCGAGGAACAGAAAACTAACGCCAGTCCTGAGACTCTCCTGGGAGACACAGAGGCAAAGACGAGGGCGCTTACTG CTAGAAGAACCACACCTCTTttggaatatattaaaaatagaaaattagaaaagcag AGAATTCGAGAAGAGAAGcgagaggaaaggaggaggagggagttgGAAAAGAGACGCTTacgggaagaagaaagaagaaaaagaagagaagaggaaagttggaagagaaaagaagcagACCAAGAAAAGAGAGCTGCTGAGAAAGAT CTTcttaagaaaccagaaaaggGAGAGGAACCAACCACTGAGAAACCAGACgagagaggagaggaagctgATGCTGGAGACGGAAAGCAGGGGGCCTGTGCTGGCCGCACCGGGAATCCGAGGGCTGTGGAGCACTCCCTGGAGGAGCTCAGGGAAAA GTCACAAAATGACAGTGCTAAAGAGCAAAGGGATGTGGAGAGAAGATTTCGAGAGAAAGAACTGGAAACTCAAAGATACCACTTGGATGATGGCCGAAAGTATCGAGCTCACTATGAGTTTGACAAGCTTTCAAGAAGACATGAAGAAGAGCTGAAATGGGGGAAAGGATTCATCCCAGACAGATGGAAGAAGGGGGCCCAGGACAGTGGTGCCCCTgtagaggaagcagagagaccaGGGAGTGAGCTGAAAAGCGCAGGCGGCCCGGCACCCAGGAAGGAGCATGTGGGAAACAAG GACTGGCCAGCCTTGCTGCTCTACCAGCCAGGAGCTTGCGTACGAGCTCGTGAATGTGGTGGGAGAAGGGGTGAGGCGGAAGATCCAACCGGCTGGTTCTGA